The Mucilaginibacter gracilis genomic interval TTTTTGCACTAAATAGGCCATTTTTGTATAAAAAAAGCCCCACAGACATGTGGGGCTTGGCTCCTGAGGCTGGGCTCGAACCAGCGACCCTCTGATTAACAGTCAGATGCTCTAACCAGCTGAGCTACTCAGGAGTGTTTTCCTGTTTGGAGTGGGGCAAAAGTATGATTATTCATCTAATTTCACAATATTTGTACAAAAAAAATTTAAAAAAATTATAAATGAGTTTAGTTGTTATTGGTACTGTGGCATTTGACGCCATTGAAACGCCTTTTGGTAAAACAGATAAAATTGTTGGCGGTGCTGCTACTTACGCAAGTTTGGCTGCATCTTACTTTTACGATAAAGTTAAAATTGTGGCCGTTGTAGGCGACGATTTCCCTGCTTTTGAAATTGAAGAACTTAACAATCACTACATTAACACCGAAGGTTTACAGGTTAAAGCGGGCCAAAAATCGTTCTTTTGGGCTGGCAGGTATCATAACGACATGAACAGCCGCGATACATTAGTAACCGAACTTAATGTTTTGGCCGATTTTGATCCCATTATTCCCGAAAGCTATCAGGATTGCGAATACCTGATGCTGGGCAACCTCACACCGCAAATTCAGCAAACGGTTATTGAACGCTTACATAAGCGCCCTAAACTCATTGTGATGGATACCATGAACTTTTGGATGGACATTGCGATGGACGACCTCCTAAAAACTATCAGCATGGTTGATGTGCTAACTATTAACGATGCCGAGGCCCGCCAGCTTTCGGGAGAGTACTCCTTGGTTAAGGCCGCTAAAAAGATACTCGCTATGGGCCCTAAATACCTCATCATTAAAAAAGGTGAGCACGGCGCGCTGTTGTTTAGCGACGATTTGATCTTCTCGGCACCAGCCCTGCCACTGGCCGACGTTTTCGACCCAACAGGCGCGGGCGATACCTTTGCCGGAGGCTTTATTGGCTACCTGGCCAAAGTTGGCACCGTTAACTTCAACAACATGAAAAATGCCATCATCTACGGCTCGGCACTGGCTTCGTTTTGCGTAGAGAAGTTTGGCACCGAACGCTTAAAAAGCTTAACCGAAGACGATGTAAAAGCACGCATACAGCAGTTTGTGCGCCTTTCGTCTTTCGTTATCGAATAATAAAAACCAAAAGCAAGAGTTAAGATACAAGGCTAAATTCAAACATCTCGTATCTTGATTCTTGCTTCTTAACTCCTGCATCTCAATAACACAGCTATGAAATACCGCGAATTAGGCAATACCGGCGAACAACTTTCGGCAATTGGTTTGGGCTGCATGGGCATGACGCATGCTTACGGCGACCGTAACGACGACGAATCTATCAACGTGCTTAACCTGGCACTCGATCTGGGTATCAACTTTTGGGATACAGCCGATATTTACGGCCCGCACACCAACGAACAACTCATAGCCCGGGTATTGGCACCAAACCGCTCCAAAGTGTTTATAGCTACCAA includes:
- a CDS encoding PfkB family carbohydrate kinase encodes the protein MSLVVIGTVAFDAIETPFGKTDKIVGGAATYASLAASYFYDKVKIVAVVGDDFPAFEIEELNNHYINTEGLQVKAGQKSFFWAGRYHNDMNSRDTLVTELNVLADFDPIIPESYQDCEYLMLGNLTPQIQQTVIERLHKRPKLIVMDTMNFWMDIAMDDLLKTISMVDVLTINDAEARQLSGEYSLVKAAKKILAMGPKYLIIKKGEHGALLFSDDLIFSAPALPLADVFDPTGAGDTFAGGFIGYLAKVGTVNFNNMKNAIIYGSALASFCVEKFGTERLKSLTEDDVKARIQQFVRLSSFVIE